A stretch of the Methanobacterium veterum genome encodes the following:
- a CDS encoding aminotransferase-like domain-containing protein — translation MSNLFAERMKSVHKSFIREILKVTEDKSIISFAGGLPNPKSFPVNEINEAVSKILSQNGDEILQYSTTEGYLPLREYIAERYSKKGLKVSADEILITNGSQQGIDLVSKVFLNKGDKVLVENPTYLAAIQSFGLFEPQFLSVPLHEDGVDIDSLQRILDENKIKMFYSVTNFQNPTGITYSKEKRQKLAEILKNEDIVFVEDNPYGEIRFLGEDIPPVKAYLEDSVLFGSFSKIVSPGMRLGWIVANEEIMEKIVIAKQALDLHSNYFTQRAVYQYLIDNNIDEHIEKIKEMYRNQRNMMVSMIEKYFPENVEYTKPEGGMFLWVTLPEGLSSMDLFELAIKENVAFVPGQAFYVDGSGMNSLRLNFSNSNEEQIGEGIKRLGNVINELMN, via the coding sequence ATGAGTAATTTATTTGCAGAAAGAATGAAAAGTGTACATAAATCATTTATCAGGGAAATATTAAAGGTTACAGAAGATAAAAGCATCATTTCATTTGCAGGGGGTTTGCCAAATCCTAAATCTTTTCCTGTAAATGAAATAAATGAAGCAGTATCAAAAATTCTGTCTCAAAATGGGGATGAAATCCTTCAATACAGTACAACTGAAGGATATTTACCCTTACGTGAGTATATTGCAGAAAGATATTCAAAAAAAGGTCTAAAAGTCAGTGCTGATGAAATATTAATTACAAATGGTTCACAGCAGGGGATAGACCTTGTCAGTAAAGTTTTTTTAAATAAAGGAGATAAAGTTCTGGTTGAAAATCCAACATATCTTGCCGCAATACAGTCATTTGGATTATTTGAACCCCAATTTTTATCTGTTCCTTTGCATGAAGACGGTGTAGATATAGATTCGCTCCAGAGGATACTGGACGAAAATAAAATAAAAATGTTTTATTCAGTTACAAACTTCCAGAACCCAACTGGAATAACGTATTCAAAGGAAAAAAGGCAAAAATTAGCTGAAATTCTTAAAAATGAAGATATTGTCTTTGTAGAAGACAACCCTTATGGTGAAATAAGATTTTTGGGTGAAGATATACCTCCTGTTAAGGCGTATCTTGAAGATTCTGTACTTTTCGGTTCTTTTTCCAAAATAGTATCTCCCGGAATGAGGCTTGGTTGGATAGTTGCAAATGAAGAGATAATGGAAAAAATTGTCATTGCAAAACAGGCTTTGGACCTGCATTCAAATTATTTTACTCAAAGAGCTGTTTACCAGTATTTAATCGACAATAATATTGATGAACATATAGAAAAGATAAAAGAGATGTACAGAAATCAAAGAAACATGATGGTTTCCATGATAGAGAAGTATTTCCCTGAAAATGTAGAATATACAAAACCTGAGGGGGGAATGTTTTTATGGGTTACCCTTCCAGAGGGACTATCTTCAATGGACTTATTTGAACTTGCAATAAAGGAAAATGTAGCATTTGTTCCAGGACAGGCATTTTATGTCGATGGTAGTGGAATGAATTCATTGAGGCTTAATTTCTCTAATTCAAATGAGGAACAAATTGGAGAAGGTATAAAAAGGCTTGGAAATGTCATCAATGAACTCATGAATTAA
- a CDS encoding response regulator: protein MKANDSIEILLVEDDPADTRLIIELWNELEGTNINSVNKGIDAMDYLYNRNKYKNCKKPSLILLDLGLPMKNGFEVLKEIKTDDELKCIPVIVLTGATDNKDINKSYEIYANACIVKPIDFDEFKNYMRIFINFWFKIVTLPKATPRRTKFDFKRLRK, encoded by the coding sequence ATAAAGGCCAATGACAGTATAGAAATACTTTTAGTAGAAGATGATCCTGCTGATACGCGTTTAATAATTGAATTATGGAATGAATTAGAAGGAACTAATATTAATAGTGTCAATAAGGGTATAGATGCTATGGATTATTTATATAACCGAAATAAGTATAAGAATTGTAAAAAACCATCTTTAATTTTGTTAGATTTAGGATTACCTATGAAAAATGGTTTTGAGGTACTTAAAGAGATTAAAACAGATGATGAATTAAAATGCATTCCTGTAATTGTGCTTACAGGGGCTACAGACAATAAAGATATAAATAAATCATATGAGATATATGCAAATGCTTGTATAGTTAAACCGATTGATTTTGATGAATTTAAGAATTATATGCGTATTTTTATAAATTTTTGGTTTAAAATTGTTACATTACCCAAAGCAACTCCCAGAAGAACTAAATTTGACTTTAAAAGATTGAGAAAATAA
- a CDS encoding rhomboid family intramembrane serine protease yields the protein MKFKDKKITYKMYLPLATLTILILTAIVTSLQFFYPEIINMLSRNPNALLAGQWWRLISPIFINPEGLNQIIFNFSALIFLGVIVEKFYGSFRWLIFYFAAGFTGEIAGYLWQPYSGGSSVAIMGLLGALLIRIILNRRSVPVQIQIWGPLGLIFAVILTFSHNIHGPPILVGALIALLMLKKDIKLKNSHDKI from the coding sequence ATGAAATTCAAAGATAAAAAAATCACATATAAAATGTATCTGCCACTTGCCACTTTAACAATTCTAATTTTAACAGCTATTGTAACCAGTTTACAGTTCTTTTACCCTGAAATAATTAACATGTTATCCAGAAATCCAAATGCACTTTTAGCAGGGCAGTGGTGGCGTCTGATATCGCCAATTTTTATCAATCCCGAAGGGTTGAACCAGATAATATTCAATTTTTCTGCTCTCATATTTTTAGGTGTCATTGTAGAGAAGTTTTATGGAAGCTTCCGCTGGCTTATTTTCTATTTTGCCGCAGGATTTACAGGAGAAATTGCAGGCTACCTTTGGCAGCCCTATAGTGGAGGTTCATCTGTAGCTATAATGGGTCTTCTCGGCGCCCTGCTAATTCGGATAATATTAAATCGCAGATCAGTGCCTGTTCAAATTCAGATATGGGGTCCCTTGGGACTAATATTTGCAGTTATTCTTACTTTCTCCCATAATATACACGGCCCCCCAATTCTTGTAGGGGCTTTAATTGCTTTATTAATGCTTAAAAAAGATATAAAGCTTAAAAATAGTCATGATAAAATTTAA
- a CDS encoding tyrosine-type recombinase/integrase, with amino-acid sequence MRSRTLRKTTEKVYVRRIKKYSKFLGKTPTEFIDEAEEEQDKGIKRRKRQINSYIYDFVELLKSENHSAYSIKSNVETIVSFYKQFDVDTPSLRNLLKNQNKNVSFETLLNKDQIKQIVDQANVRDKALILIHFSSGMGASEVRHLTFRDFLIAVGEYININELDKQDALKVAINLKNRDDLIGTWKIHRFKTGMPYVTFTSPEATKAIINYIIDRYRTNKPIKSLDDVLIVNQSNKKLSATGYTLIFARLNEKLELGRRSGKIRSFTSHILRKMFTTTLYQAGLDKLAIDWMLGHKIDPVTEAYFKTNIADLKRNYTKVLHHLTLEKVKIQRIESNEVKDIVRDLDKKDKEIKMLRKENAMTQKIVKDLIETMKMRE; translated from the coding sequence TTGAGGAGTCGTACATTACGCAAAACTACAGAAAAAGTATATGTACGAAGAATAAAGAAGTATTCTAAGTTCTTAGGTAAAACACCAACTGAATTCATAGACGAAGCAGAAGAAGAACAGGACAAAGGAATAAAAAGACGAAAAAGACAAATAAATTCTTATATTTACGATTTCGTGGAACTACTTAAATCAGAAAATCATTCTGCTTATTCAATAAAAAGTAACGTGGAAACAATAGTATCTTTTTACAAACAATTTGATGTTGACACTCCCAGTCTTAGAAATCTATTAAAAAATCAAAATAAAAATGTTTCATTTGAAACTCTACTGAATAAAGACCAGATTAAACAAATAGTAGACCAAGCTAACGTTAGAGATAAAGCCCTAATTTTAATACATTTTAGTAGTGGTATGGGCGCATCAGAAGTAAGACATTTAACTTTTAGGGATTTTCTCATTGCTGTAGGAGAATATATTAATATTAATGAATTAGACAAACAAGACGCTCTTAAAGTAGCAATAAACTTAAAAAATAGAGATGATTTAATAGGAACCTGGAAAATTCATAGATTTAAAACAGGAATGCCTTATGTAACTTTTACTTCTCCAGAAGCAACTAAAGCAATAATTAATTACATTATTGACCGTTACAGAACTAATAAACCAATTAAAAGCCTTGATGATGTGTTAATTGTAAATCAATCAAATAAAAAATTATCTGCAACAGGATATACATTGATTTTCGCCCGTTTAAATGAAAAATTAGAGTTGGGTAGAAGATCAGGAAAAATACGCTCATTCACGTCACATATATTAAGAAAAATGTTTACAACCACGTTATATCAGGCAGGTTTAGATAAACTGGCTATAGACTGGATGTTAGGACATAAAATTGACCCTGTAACAGAAGCGTATTTTAAGACAAATATTGCAGATTTGAAAAGAAATTATACAAAAGTATTGCATCATTTAACATTGGAAAAAGTAAAAATACAACGTATAGAATCTAACGAAGTCAAAGACATTGTAAGAGACCTTGATAAAAAAGATAAAGAAATAAAAATGCTTAGAAAAGAAAACGCAATGACTCAAAAAATAGTTAAAGATTTGATTGAGACTATGAAAATGAGAGAATAA
- a CDS encoding DUF6790 family protein, whose translation MIYIFLMVTLIGAVLHLFLSKKRTKNRIFEVFLLWFLVVMVGFGSIWAFIGHVFFADMVAAAIGWPAGSPFQFEVGIANLSYGILGLLCWKFRDNFWTAAVIAISTFYLGDAYGHIANIMQTGNMAAGNAGYALYMDILVPIVLICLLIAYKATFKKQIEILEPEDSSLPKNA comes from the coding sequence ATGATTTATATTTTCTTGATGGTGACGTTAATTGGTGCAGTTTTACATTTATTTTTAAGTAAAAAAAGGACAAAAAATCGAATATTTGAAGTGTTTTTGCTGTGGTTTTTAGTTGTTATGGTGGGTTTTGGATCGATATGGGCATTTATAGGTCACGTATTTTTTGCAGATATGGTTGCAGCAGCCATAGGATGGCCTGCTGGAAGTCCGTTCCAGTTTGAAGTTGGAATTGCAAATCTATCCTACGGAATTCTGGGCCTTTTATGCTGGAAATTCAGAGATAATTTCTGGACAGCCGCAGTAATAGCAATATCTACATTCTATCTTGGAGATGCCTACGGACATATTGCCAATATAATGCAAACCGGAAATATGGCAGCAGGTAACGCGGGATATGCATTATATATGGATATTTTAGTACCTATCGTGTTGATATGTCTTTTAATTGCTTATAAAGCTACTTTTAAAAAGCAAATTGAAATACTAGAACCTGAAGATTCCAGTTTACCTAAAAACGCTTAA
- a CDS encoding response regulator, with protein MNTIKTVSTLLVEDNPADARLVKEVIAECNVRHELNIVGDGEEAINYLHKKGKYEHCETPRLIILDLNMPKKNGREVLSEIKEDDELKLIPIIVLTTSDNNKDVCDSYKYSANAFLTKPADFDEFIEVIHSVMDFWMDKAILPDCNICKDEIG; from the coding sequence TTGAATACAATAAAAACAGTCAGTACACTATTGGTAGAGGATAATCCTGCAGATGCCAGACTAGTAAAGGAAGTAATTGCAGAATGTAACGTTAGACATGAACTTAATATAGTTGGTGATGGTGAAGAAGCAATAAATTATTTGCATAAAAAAGGTAAATATGAACATTGTGAAACGCCGCGTTTAATTATATTAGATCTTAATATGCCTAAGAAAAATGGTCGTGAGGTACTTAGCGAGATTAAAGAAGATGATGAGTTGAAGTTAATCCCGATAATAGTTTTGACGACTTCAGATAATAATAAAGATGTATGTGATTCGTATAAATATTCTGCAAATGCGTTTTTAACTAAACCTGCTGATTTTGATGAGTTTATTGAAGTTATACACAGTGTTATGGATTTTTGGATGGATAAAGCAATTTTGCCCGACTGTAATATATGTAAAGACGAAATAGGCTAA
- a CDS encoding helix-turn-helix domain-containing protein, producing MSEENQLGTKIQQIRENHEMTVEQLAEKSQCSKKVIESIESGDLIPSLTPLIRIAKVLDVRLGTFLDDAPQIGPVMVKSGKSEQVIHFSGKEDHPDTSALDFYALASGKTDRHMEPFIIDVHLHETEEYKLASHEGEEFIYVMEGQIEILYGQEKYLLSKGDSIYYDSIVPHDLHAYGDKDSKILAVVYTPF from the coding sequence ATGTCAGAGGAAAACCAACTCGGAACTAAAATCCAGCAAATAAGAGAGAACCATGAAATGACTGTTGAGCAGCTGGCAGAAAAAAGCCAGTGCAGCAAGAAGGTTATAGAAAGTATTGAAAGTGGAGATTTGATCCCTTCACTCACACCACTTATAAGGATTGCAAAAGTGTTGGATGTCCGTTTAGGTACTTTTCTTGATGATGCACCTCAAATAGGGCCAGTAATGGTAAAATCTGGTAAATCTGAACAGGTGATCCATTTTTCAGGTAAGGAAGATCATCCAGATACAAGTGCCCTTGATTTTTATGCGCTGGCTTCTGGTAAAACAGACAGGCATATGGAGCCTTTTATTATTGATGTTCACCTCCATGAGACAGAAGAGTATAAATTGGCTTCACATGAAGGTGAAGAGTTCATTTATGTCATGGAAGGGCAAATTGAAATATTATACGGTCAGGAAAAATATCTGCTTTCTAAAGGAGATAGTATTTATTATGATTCAATTGTACCTCACGATTTACATGCTTACGGTGATAAGGATTCAAAAATCCTTGCAGTTGTATATACGCCATTTTAA
- a CDS encoding MarR family winged helix-turn-helix transcriptional regulator yields the protein MKNEEYAKFWFETPEESAGFLLWQITNLWQRKMNSALKDLDLTHVQFALLAGIAWLERFEKPITQVRLAKYANTNIMMTSKVIRTLEKKDLILREECETDTRAKCVSLTEKGIQRFEKALNIVRAVDEKFFENKTYDEDFIKNLVHILELNHGE from the coding sequence ATGAAGAATGAGGAATATGCGAAATTTTGGTTTGAAACGCCCGAAGAAAGTGCAGGATTCCTTTTATGGCAGATTACAAATTTATGGCAGCGAAAGATGAACTCTGCTCTAAAAGACCTGGACCTGACACACGTACAATTTGCTTTACTTGCAGGAATAGCCTGGCTTGAAAGGTTTGAAAAACCAATTACGCAGGTGCGATTAGCTAAGTATGCAAATACAAATATTATGATGACTTCTAAAGTTATAAGAACTCTTGAAAAAAAAGATCTTATTTTAAGAGAGGAGTGTGAGACTGATACGCGGGCGAAATGCGTATCACTTACTGAAAAAGGCATTCAAAGATTTGAAAAAGCATTAAATATTGTTAGGGCTGTTGATGAGAAGTTTTTTGAAAATAAAACTTATGATGAAGATTTTATAAAAAATTTAGTGCACATTTTAGAGTTAAACCATGGAGAATGA
- a CDS encoding nitroreductase family protein, protein MENDKMGDISNECSDAFDNILESRRSIRFFKDEIPPKEYVEDIIRAGLFAPYAAQAVDENEYFRKFIVISKNSEKMKEVAEIAKNKVKIMSEQLNAQMEENPYLKEKAKSFSKRLELFAEKGVLGIGTAPYYIVVAEKKGVPPVEQQSLAHCLQNMWLKAASLDLGFHLVSATAQMEENKDFCEILGINPGEWGLNGCAVGYPEEIPPETSRPAVSEVTMWID, encoded by the coding sequence ATGGAGAATGATAAGATGGGTGATATAAGTAATGAATGCAGTGATGCTTTTGATAACATCCTAGAATCAAGAAGGTCTATTCGATTTTTTAAGGATGAAATACCTCCTAAAGAATATGTTGAGGATATAATTAGAGCGGGTCTATTTGCACCTTATGCTGCGCAGGCTGTTGATGAAAATGAATATTTTAGAAAGTTCATAGTTATTTCTAAAAACAGTGAAAAAATGAAAGAAGTTGCAGAAATTGCAAAAAACAAAGTAAAAATTATGTCTGAACAATTGAACGCGCAGATGGAGGAAAATCCCTATTTAAAAGAAAAGGCAAAGTCTTTTTCTAAAAGATTAGAGTTATTTGCAGAGAAGGGTGTTCTTGGAATTGGGACAGCCCCATATTACATTGTAGTTGCAGAGAAAAAGGGAGTACCTCCAGTTGAACAGCAGTCTCTTGCACATTGTCTTCAAAATATGTGGCTTAAAGCAGCATCATTAGATCTGGGATTCCATCTGGTATCTGCAACAGCTCAAATGGAAGAAAACAAAGATTTTTGTGAAATATTAGGAATTAATCCTGGAGAATGGGGGCTTAACGGTTGTGCTGTGGGTTATCCTGAAGAGATACCTCCTGAAACTTCAAGACCTGCAGTAAGCGAAGTTACAATGTGGATAGACTGA
- a CDS encoding acyl-CoA thioesterase: MFTEKVTPRFGDADGLRHINNTALVEWFEVGRNPIFRMFTPDLDLSYEKWKLILVRTEFDYLGQMYYGIDVEIRSYITHIGNSSFTIGHEAWQDGELKAKGKAVLVHFDFLNQKSVPIPDAIKSQLHEHLILEDKNCK; encoded by the coding sequence ATGTTTACAGAGAAAGTTACACCACGATTCGGAGATGCTGATGGACTTCGGCATATTAACAATACTGCACTTGTAGAGTGGTTTGAAGTCGGAAGAAACCCAATATTTAGAATGTTTACGCCAGATCTTGACTTGAGTTATGAAAAATGGAAATTAATCCTTGTCAGGACTGAATTTGACTACCTCGGTCAGATGTACTATGGAATTGATGTTGAAATTAGAAGTTACATAACTCATATCGGAAACAGCTCATTTACAATAGGCCATGAAGCATGGCAGGATGGAGAACTTAAGGCAAAGGGAAAAGCTGTTCTTGTACATTTTGATTTCTTAAATCAAAAAAGTGTACCTATTCCTGATGCAATAAAATCTCAATTACACGAGCATTTAATATTAGAAGACAAAAATTGCAAATAA
- a CDS encoding AMP-binding protein, which translates to MLFTEDTIGDFFEKQAEKDPDREFMVYPDRDLRFTYKQFDERVNKLAKGLLSIGVTKGDNVGIWALNVPDWITFLFACGKIGAVLVTVNTAYKSHELDYVLKQSDMKALAITDGFRDVSYLKVLYELVPELKTSKRGNLESKEYPCLKSVIFIGQEKHRGLYNTRELLLLGKHTDDSKLLEAKKTFDSDDVVCMQYTSGTTGFPKGVMLTHKNIINNGYYIGENLKYTAEDRLCLTVPMFHCFGVTLGLMAMYTHGGTLVMLEQFDPLMVLAAVQKEKCTALYGVPTMFIAEYSHPMFEMFDLSSLRTGIMAGSTCPIEAMKKVVNDMNMTEITSVYGLTEGSPGFTQTSVDDPLELRVETVGRKLPNCEIKVVDPETGKTVGPGEVGEICSRGYNVMKGYYKMPDKTAEAIDEDGWLHSGDLVTYDENGYYTVVGRIKDMIIRGGENIYPREIEEFYYTMPGIKDVQVVGIPDDKYGEIVGAFIILEEGADISEEDVRDFGLERIARYKVPKHAFFVEEFPLTASGKIQKFIMRDQAVELLKKRFAEEEDEN; encoded by the coding sequence ATGCTTTTTACAGAAGATACAATTGGAGATTTCTTTGAAAAACAGGCAGAAAAAGATCCAGACAGGGAATTTATGGTTTATCCAGATAGGGATCTTCGTTTTACTTACAAACAATTTGATGAACGAGTAAATAAGCTTGCAAAAGGTTTGCTTTCAATTGGAGTTACTAAAGGCGACAATGTGGGAATCTGGGCATTAAATGTTCCAGATTGGATTACATTCTTATTTGCATGTGGAAAAATAGGGGCAGTTCTTGTAACAGTAAATACTGCCTATAAAAGTCATGAATTGGATTATGTCTTAAAACAATCTGATATGAAAGCTCTTGCAATAACAGATGGATTCAGGGATGTCAGTTATTTAAAGGTATTATATGAACTTGTTCCTGAACTTAAGACAAGTAAAAGGGGTAACTTAGAAAGTAAGGAATACCCTTGTCTTAAAAGTGTAATCTTCATAGGTCAGGAAAAGCATCGTGGGCTTTATAATACTCGTGAACTACTGTTGCTGGGTAAACACACCGATGACAGCAAGCTTTTAGAGGCTAAAAAAACTTTTGACAGTGATGATGTAGTATGCATGCAGTATACCTCTGGAACAACTGGTTTCCCCAAAGGAGTAATGCTCACACACAAAAATATAATTAATAATGGGTATTATATTGGCGAGAACCTGAAATACACCGCAGAAGATAGATTATGTCTCACTGTGCCTATGTTCCATTGTTTTGGAGTTACTTTAGGGCTTATGGCCATGTATACTCATGGTGGGACTTTAGTAATGCTTGAACAGTTTGACCCTCTTATGGTTCTTGCAGCAGTCCAAAAAGAAAAATGTACTGCGCTTTATGGTGTTCCAACAATGTTTATTGCCGAGTATTCGCACCCAATGTTTGAAATGTTTGATTTATCATCACTTAGAACTGGAATAATGGCGGGTTCAACATGTCCAATAGAGGCCATGAAGAAAGTAGTCAACGACATGAACATGACAGAAATAACCAGTGTTTACGGCCTAACTGAAGGATCACCGGGATTCACCCAGACAAGTGTCGATGACCCGCTTGAACTGAGGGTCGAAACCGTGGGAAGAAAATTACCTAATTGTGAGATTAAAGTTGTTGACCCTGAAACTGGTAAAACTGTGGGACCTGGAGAAGTGGGTGAAATTTGCAGCAGAGGCTACAATGTCATGAAAGGCTACTACAAAATGCCGGACAAAACTGCAGAAGCCATTGATGAAGATGGATGGCTCCACAGTGGAGATTTAGTAACCTACGATGAAAACGGTTATTATACAGTTGTTGGAAGGATAAAGGACATGATAATACGTGGTGGAGAAAACATTTATCCCCGTGAAATTGAAGAATTTTATTATACAATGCCTGGAATTAAGGACGTGCAGGTTGTAGGGATTCCAGATGATAAATACGGCGAAATTGTGGGAGCATTTATAATTCTTGAGGAAGGTGCTGATATCAGTGAAGAAGATGTTAGAGATTTCGGCCTGGAAAGAATAGCACGTTATAAAGTTCCAAAACATGCTTTCTTTGTGGAAGAATTCCCACTTACTGCAAGTGGTAAAATACAGAAATTCATAATGCGCGATCAGGCAGTAGAACTCCTTAAAAAGAGATTTGCTGAAGAAGAAGACGAAAATTAA
- a CDS encoding pyridoxal phosphate-dependent aminotransferase: protein MFQPTRRCESIQLSEIRKMFDITAEDAINLSLGEPDFDTPLHIREAVKKALDDGFTHYTANKGIVELREAISCKFKEENKLEVDPESILVTVGASQALYISLQALVNKGDEVLIPDPGFLSYDAFVKLAEGKMVPVGLKEENEFRMTPEDVLDKITDKTKALILNSPSNPTGAVMQKEDIKGIAEIAEDHGIYLISDEVYEHILYEGKHYSPGRYTDNAITINAFSKTYAMTGFRIGYVTAKPEIAEELLKVHQYNVACASSLSQIAGLEALTGPQECVGEMVAEFKRRRDLVVKRLNEMGIAFKAPKGAFYVFPRVQNSLEFVNKAVEKGVIIVNGSSFGKCGDNHFRLSYASSYENLEEAMNRLETIEI from the coding sequence ATGTTTCAACCAACCAGAAGATGTGAGTCAATACAGCTTTCAGAAATAAGGAAAATGTTTGATATCACTGCAGAAGACGCTATTAATTTAAGCCTTGGAGAACCCGATTTTGACACACCATTACATATTAGAGAAGCTGTAAAAAAAGCTTTAGATGATGGTTTTACTCATTATACGGCAAATAAAGGGATTGTAGAACTTAGGGAAGCAATATCCTGTAAATTTAAAGAGGAAAATAAGCTTGAAGTAGACCCTGAATCCATACTTGTAACGGTTGGGGCAAGTCAAGCACTTTATATCAGTCTTCAAGCACTGGTGAATAAGGGAGATGAAGTTTTAATTCCTGATCCTGGATTTCTTTCATATGATGCGTTTGTAAAGCTTGCAGAAGGTAAAATGGTTCCAGTAGGTCTCAAAGAAGAAAATGAATTCAGAATGACTCCTGAAGATGTCCTTGATAAAATAACAGATAAAACTAAAGCCTTAATCTTAAATTCTCCTTCAAATCCAACAGGAGCAGTCATGCAAAAAGAAGATATTAAAGGTATAGCTGAAATAGCTGAAGATCATGGTATATATTTGATATCTGATGAAGTATATGAACACATACTTTATGAAGGGAAACATTACAGTCCTGGAAGATATACTGATAATGCAATAACTATAAATGCATTTTCTAAGACCTATGCGATGACTGGATTTAGAATAGGATATGTGACTGCAAAACCAGAAATAGCTGAAGAATTGTTGAAGGTTCATCAGTATAATGTGGCATGTGCAAGCTCTTTATCTCAAATAGCAGGTCTTGAAGCATTAACCGGACCACAGGAATGTGTTGGTGAAATGGTAGCTGAATTTAAACGAAGAAGAGACTTGGTAGTTAAAAGGTTGAATGAAATGGGAATAGCATTTAAAGCACCTAAAGGAGCATTTTATGTATTTCCAAGGGTCCAAAACTCCTTGGAATTTGTAAATAAAGCTGTAGAAAAGGGAGTAATAATCGTCAATGGCAGTAGTTTTGGTAAATGTGGAGATAATCATTTTAGACTGTCTTATGCTTCTTCATATGAAAATTTAGAGGAAGCTATGAACAGATTAGAAACCATTGAAATTTAA